A region from the Acyrthosiphon pisum isolate AL4f chromosome A1, pea_aphid_22Mar2018_4r6ur, whole genome shotgun sequence genome encodes:
- the LOC103308156 gene encoding uncharacterized protein LOC103308156: protein MESKSFNSVDDEKLIECVRNYTVLYKLSDKNYKDNSVKENAWKVISHFVGKNVNDCKTRWRTVRDSYKKNMKKRKLGTGSAAPTKSKYNDDVLSFLNNIEDERRTKSNIDYNENLNYSEVMENESFNQTAESEENCFSNNSGQVSLETDNSIVDQPLENEIRDSLTDIFRKP from the exons ATGGAGTCAAAATCATTTAACTCCGTAGATGACGAAAAGCTAATCGAATGTGTCCGAAATTATACTGTTTTGTACAAATTAAGCgacaaaaattataaggataattcCGTCAAAGAGAACGCCTGGAAAGTAATTTCACACTTCGTAGGAAAAAATG taaacgaCTGCAAAACACGTTGGCGTACAGTAAGAGAttcgtacaaaaaaaatatgaaaaaacgtAAATTAGGTACTGGTTCAGCAGCTCcgacaaaatcaaaatataacgaTGATGTATTAAGTTTCTTAAACAACATTGAAGATGAAAGaag aaCTAAGTCGAACATTGACTACAATGAAAACTTAAACTATTCAGAGGTTATGGAAAATGAAAGTTTTAATCAAACTGCGGAGTCAgaagaaaattgtttttctaataattcTGGTCAAGTTTCATTAGAAACAGATAATTCGATAGTCGATCAACCACTGGAAAATGAAATACGTGATAGTTTGACAGACATATTTCGAAAACC gtAA
- the LOC100169278 gene encoding low-density lipoprotein receptor-related protein 2 isoform X1 has product MDVKQDIYQILLLLFTIQFSTTFGNHEEDLFELTSASDSPGLQYELINNRQCDPKSEFSCKNGRCIPKLWVCDFDNDCGDDSDEPAYMCRQRNCTTGWQRCPGKTNYRCIPKWLFCDGKDDCRDGSDELPENCPKCQADYQCKNNRCIPKRWLCDFENDCGDNSDESEDLCKGLYRHCSESEFQCSNGKCIPGQWRCDHDDNCGDNSDELNCGGFQCKNGTFQCKSGHCIASYFRCDGDRNCRDFSDEIGCPPRYPEDRYCPKSKFECKTTKLCVFNSEICDGEDDCGDGSDEASELCSNMSCTLDNRFSCDNKHCIPMYQRCDGVDNCGDGSDENVLSVCGMIHNIRQCDHYTEFTCANRECINKSKLCNLQYDCEDLSDEKGCHYSGTCLESTKGGCEHYCLNVTSGKGFSCACYAGYEIGENSKKCEDLDECQLGLHHCSQDCTNINGSFICSCREGFVLSDLFSGACKAVDPMLTIVYTNGPELRGYESNKRKHLSILSNEKRIRAIDFDPKSEILYWADSYDQSIKRSYMINAKSGQVKVGYSQDLDIKGSFKPVAVAIDWMGDNLYWAEVDLSKEDKPAGRIMVAKQDGRYRRSIVSSGLDTPSSLVLDPEMGKMFWADVGETPKIKMSWMNGSRQISLVTTRLHYPTGLTIDTAMDHSLYWVDTKLNVIESIKYDQKNRVVVIRGEHLHHPISLDLFENQLYWLSRETGELIKQDKFGRGVPVTIAKDLVNPTGVKVYHRQRYNYTMPNMCQSAGCSHLCLLVPAGVYCACPDHTHVQQGVSEKICDAAEEQPKPAPRICRCQNGGICTEDSPDGELNCLCQPDFSGRVCDITSKRIRRQGIFSSMLIIPLTGLLLLLVAGAIFIFIRKRPFGKGAVLGSLTNSQSVSFRQGTNVE; this is encoded by the exons atggacgtTAAGCAGGACATTTATCAAATACTGCTGTTGTTATTTACCATACAATTTTCTACCACGTTTGGTAATCATGAAGAAGACTTGTTTGAATTGACATCAGCCAGCGATAGCCCGGGTTTGCAGTACGAACTCATAA ATAATCGACAGTGTGATCCGAAGTCAGAATTTTCGTGTAAGAACGGTCGGTGTATACCGAAGTTGTGGGTTTGCGATTTCGACAACGATTGCGGCGATGACTCAGATGAACCAGCCTACATGTGCCGACAAAGGAACTGCACGACCGGATGGCAGAGGTGTCCGGGAAAGACCAATTACCGATGCATACCAAAATGGTTGTTCTGCGACGGTAAGGATGATTGCCGTGACGGTTCGGATGAGTTACCGGAGAACTGTCCGAAGTGCCAAGCGGACTACCAGTGTAAGAACAACAGGTGCATACCTAAGAGATGGTTGTGTGACTTCGAGAACGACTGTGGTGACAACTCAGATGAGTCGGAAGACCTGTGTAAAGGACTGTACCGGCATTGTTCGGAGTCTGAGTTCCAGTGTTCTAACGGCAAATGCATACCAGGCCAGTGGAGATGCGACCACGATGACAATTGTGGCGACAACTCAGATGAACTCAACTGCGGTGGGTTCCAGTGCAAGAATGGCACGTTCCAGTGCAAGAGTGGCCATTGCATAGCATCATACTTCCGATGCGACGGTGACAGAAACTGTCGAGACTTCAGCGATGAAATCGGCTGCCCGCCTAGATACCCCGAAGACCGGTACTGTCCTAAGTCCAAATTTGAGTGCAAGACTACCAAGTTATGTGTTTTTAACTCCGAAATCTGTGATGGCGAAGACGATTGTGGCGATGGCTCTGACGAAGCGTCTGAACTCTGCT CCAATATGAGTTGTACACTCGACAACCGTTTCTCTTGCGACAACAAACACTGCATACCGATGTACCAGCGTTGCGACGGCGTGGACAATTGCGGAGACGGTTCTGACGAAAACGTACTGAGCGTTTGCGgtatgatacataatatcagACAGTGTGATCATTACACAGAATTCACGTGTGCTAATCGCGAATGCATCAACAAATCAAAACTATGTAATCTCCAGTATGACTGTGAAGATCTGTCTGACGAAAAAGGATGCC ACTATTCAGGCACGTGCTTAGAATCTACAAAAGGTGGTTGTGAACACTATTGTTTGAACGTGACGTCAGGAAAAGGATTCAGCTGTGCCTGTTACGCTGGATACGAGATTGGAGAAAACAGCAAAAAATGCGAAG ATTTGGACGAATGTCAGTTGGGACTTCACCATTGTTCCCAAGACTGTACGAACATAAACGGCTCGTTTATTTGTTCATGTCGTGAAGGTTTTGTGTTGAGCGATTTGTTTAGCGGTGCATGTAAGGCCGTGGATCCGATGTtgactatagtatataccaatGGTCCTGAATTACGTGGATACGAATCTAACAAGAGGAAACACTTGTCGATTCTCAGTAACGAAAAACGTATACGAGCTATTGATTTCGATCCGAAATCCGAAATACTTTATTGGGCTGATTCATATGACCAGTCGATAAAACGTTCGTACATGATAAACGCCAAGAGCGGACAAGTTAAAGTGGGATACTCACAAGATCTGGATATCAAAGGTTCGTTTAAGCCTGTGGCGGTCGCCATAGATTGGATGGGTGACAATCTCTATTGGGCTGAAGTCGATCTATCGAAAGAGGATAAGCCAGCAGGCCGAATAATGGTCGCCAAACAAGACGGAAGATACAGAAGATCAATTGTTAGCAGcg GATTGGACACTCCTTCCTCTCTGGTCTTGGATCCCGAAATGGGTAAAATGTTCTGGGCGGACGTTGGAGAAAccccaaaaatcaaaatgtcttGGATGAATGGATCCAGACAAATTTCATTGGTGACGACTAGACTGCACTACCCCACAGGACTGACCATCGACACAGCTATGGACCATTCTTTATATTGGGTGGATACCAAGCTTAATGTCATCGAGTCAATTAAATACGACCAAAAGAACAGAGTTGTCGTGATACGTGGAG AACATCTACATCACCCTATATCGCTGGATCTGTTCGAAAATCAACTGTACTGGTTGTCTAGGGAAACTGGTGAATTAATTAAGCAAGATAAATTCGGCCGCGGTGTTCCAGTCACCATTGCTAAGGACTTAGTGAATCCGACTGGTGTTAAAG TTTACCATCGGCaaagatataattatacaatgccAAATATGTGTCAATCGGCCGGATGTTCTCATCTTTGTCTATTGGTACCTGCGGGTGTATATTGTGCATGTCCAGACCACACTCATGTACAGCAAGGTGTCAGTGAAAAAATATGCGACgctg CCGAAGAACAGCCGAAACCAGCACCGCGAATTTGTCGCTGTCAAAACGGTGGTATTTGCACCGAAGACTCACCGGATGGTGAACTCAATTGTTTGTGTCAACCTGACTTTAGCGGTCGTGTATGTGACATCACTTCAAAACGGATCAGGCGACAGGGTATTTTCAGTTCCATGCTTATCATTCCATTGACTGGGCTATTATTGCTATTAGTCGCTGGTgcgattttcattttcattcgTAAGAGAccatt TGGTAAGGGAGCAGTACTTGGTAGCTTGACCAACTCTCAGAGCGTGTCATTCAGACAAGGGACGAATGTCGAGTAA
- the LOC100169278 gene encoding low-density lipoprotein receptor-related protein 2 isoform X2, translating into MSSGKDIGSERVKRSTDFGIRRLTFVKQNSNIETDNRQCDPKSEFSCKNGRCIPKLWVCDFDNDCGDDSDEPAYMCRQRNCTTGWQRCPGKTNYRCIPKWLFCDGKDDCRDGSDELPENCPKCQADYQCKNNRCIPKRWLCDFENDCGDNSDESEDLCKGLYRHCSESEFQCSNGKCIPGQWRCDHDDNCGDNSDELNCGGFQCKNGTFQCKSGHCIASYFRCDGDRNCRDFSDEIGCPPRYPEDRYCPKSKFECKTTKLCVFNSEICDGEDDCGDGSDEASELCSNMSCTLDNRFSCDNKHCIPMYQRCDGVDNCGDGSDENVLSVCGMIHNIRQCDHYTEFTCANRECINKSKLCNLQYDCEDLSDEKGCHYSGTCLESTKGGCEHYCLNVTSGKGFSCACYAGYEIGENSKKCEDLDECQLGLHHCSQDCTNINGSFICSCREGFVLSDLFSGACKAVDPMLTIVYTNGPELRGYESNKRKHLSILSNEKRIRAIDFDPKSEILYWADSYDQSIKRSYMINAKSGQVKVGYSQDLDIKGSFKPVAVAIDWMGDNLYWAEVDLSKEDKPAGRIMVAKQDGRYRRSIVSSGLDTPSSLVLDPEMGKMFWADVGETPKIKMSWMNGSRQISLVTTRLHYPTGLTIDTAMDHSLYWVDTKLNVIESIKYDQKNRVVVIRGEHLHHPISLDLFENQLYWLSRETGELIKQDKFGRGVPVTIAKDLVNPTGVKVYHRQRYNYTMPNMCQSAGCSHLCLLVPAGVYCACPDHTHVQQGVSEKICDAAEEQPKPAPRICRCQNGGICTEDSPDGELNCLCQPDFSGRVCDITSKRIRRQGIFSSMLIIPLTGLLLLLVAGAIFIFIRKRPFGKGAVLGSLTNSQSVSFRQGTNVE; encoded by the exons ATGTCCTCTGGGAAGGACATAGGATCTGAAAGGGTCAAAAGATCAACGGACTTTGGTATTCGACGTTTAACATTCGTCAAGCAAAATTCAAACATTGAAACAG ATAATCGACAGTGTGATCCGAAGTCAGAATTTTCGTGTAAGAACGGTCGGTGTATACCGAAGTTGTGGGTTTGCGATTTCGACAACGATTGCGGCGATGACTCAGATGAACCAGCCTACATGTGCCGACAAAGGAACTGCACGACCGGATGGCAGAGGTGTCCGGGAAAGACCAATTACCGATGCATACCAAAATGGTTGTTCTGCGACGGTAAGGATGATTGCCGTGACGGTTCGGATGAGTTACCGGAGAACTGTCCGAAGTGCCAAGCGGACTACCAGTGTAAGAACAACAGGTGCATACCTAAGAGATGGTTGTGTGACTTCGAGAACGACTGTGGTGACAACTCAGATGAGTCGGAAGACCTGTGTAAAGGACTGTACCGGCATTGTTCGGAGTCTGAGTTCCAGTGTTCTAACGGCAAATGCATACCAGGCCAGTGGAGATGCGACCACGATGACAATTGTGGCGACAACTCAGATGAACTCAACTGCGGTGGGTTCCAGTGCAAGAATGGCACGTTCCAGTGCAAGAGTGGCCATTGCATAGCATCATACTTCCGATGCGACGGTGACAGAAACTGTCGAGACTTCAGCGATGAAATCGGCTGCCCGCCTAGATACCCCGAAGACCGGTACTGTCCTAAGTCCAAATTTGAGTGCAAGACTACCAAGTTATGTGTTTTTAACTCCGAAATCTGTGATGGCGAAGACGATTGTGGCGATGGCTCTGACGAAGCGTCTGAACTCTGCT CCAATATGAGTTGTACACTCGACAACCGTTTCTCTTGCGACAACAAACACTGCATACCGATGTACCAGCGTTGCGACGGCGTGGACAATTGCGGAGACGGTTCTGACGAAAACGTACTGAGCGTTTGCGgtatgatacataatatcagACAGTGTGATCATTACACAGAATTCACGTGTGCTAATCGCGAATGCATCAACAAATCAAAACTATGTAATCTCCAGTATGACTGTGAAGATCTGTCTGACGAAAAAGGATGCC ACTATTCAGGCACGTGCTTAGAATCTACAAAAGGTGGTTGTGAACACTATTGTTTGAACGTGACGTCAGGAAAAGGATTCAGCTGTGCCTGTTACGCTGGATACGAGATTGGAGAAAACAGCAAAAAATGCGAAG ATTTGGACGAATGTCAGTTGGGACTTCACCATTGTTCCCAAGACTGTACGAACATAAACGGCTCGTTTATTTGTTCATGTCGTGAAGGTTTTGTGTTGAGCGATTTGTTTAGCGGTGCATGTAAGGCCGTGGATCCGATGTtgactatagtatataccaatGGTCCTGAATTACGTGGATACGAATCTAACAAGAGGAAACACTTGTCGATTCTCAGTAACGAAAAACGTATACGAGCTATTGATTTCGATCCGAAATCCGAAATACTTTATTGGGCTGATTCATATGACCAGTCGATAAAACGTTCGTACATGATAAACGCCAAGAGCGGACAAGTTAAAGTGGGATACTCACAAGATCTGGATATCAAAGGTTCGTTTAAGCCTGTGGCGGTCGCCATAGATTGGATGGGTGACAATCTCTATTGGGCTGAAGTCGATCTATCGAAAGAGGATAAGCCAGCAGGCCGAATAATGGTCGCCAAACAAGACGGAAGATACAGAAGATCAATTGTTAGCAGcg GATTGGACACTCCTTCCTCTCTGGTCTTGGATCCCGAAATGGGTAAAATGTTCTGGGCGGACGTTGGAGAAAccccaaaaatcaaaatgtcttGGATGAATGGATCCAGACAAATTTCATTGGTGACGACTAGACTGCACTACCCCACAGGACTGACCATCGACACAGCTATGGACCATTCTTTATATTGGGTGGATACCAAGCTTAATGTCATCGAGTCAATTAAATACGACCAAAAGAACAGAGTTGTCGTGATACGTGGAG AACATCTACATCACCCTATATCGCTGGATCTGTTCGAAAATCAACTGTACTGGTTGTCTAGGGAAACTGGTGAATTAATTAAGCAAGATAAATTCGGCCGCGGTGTTCCAGTCACCATTGCTAAGGACTTAGTGAATCCGACTGGTGTTAAAG TTTACCATCGGCaaagatataattatacaatgccAAATATGTGTCAATCGGCCGGATGTTCTCATCTTTGTCTATTGGTACCTGCGGGTGTATATTGTGCATGTCCAGACCACACTCATGTACAGCAAGGTGTCAGTGAAAAAATATGCGACgctg CCGAAGAACAGCCGAAACCAGCACCGCGAATTTGTCGCTGTCAAAACGGTGGTATTTGCACCGAAGACTCACCGGATGGTGAACTCAATTGTTTGTGTCAACCTGACTTTAGCGGTCGTGTATGTGACATCACTTCAAAACGGATCAGGCGACAGGGTATTTTCAGTTCCATGCTTATCATTCCATTGACTGGGCTATTATTGCTATTAGTCGCTGGTgcgattttcattttcattcgTAAGAGAccatt TGGTAAGGGAGCAGTACTTGGTAGCTTGACCAACTCTCAGAGCGTGTCATTCAGACAAGGGACGAATGTCGAGTAA